AATTACAGCAGTTGGATTTCTTTCATATAGGATCCAGGCTAGGTCTGTCTAAATGCTACATTTTGTTAGTCTCTTAAGGAGTCCTCTCTACCTATTCCCCTCATTTGGCCATGTCATTGATGTTGAGAAGAAATGAAGCATAGACTATGTTTCATTCTGCATTTGACTGGGAATGTCCTCATACTGTCATTGCATTTgtacttctgtctctctctctctttttttttttttttgtttgtttttcgagacagggtttctctgtgtagctttgcgcctttcctggaactcgctttgtagaccaggctggccttgaactcacaaagatccgcctgcctctgcctcccaagtgctgggattaaaggcgtgggccatcaccacctggctcttctgtttctttatttcccttttattgaTTAGATTAGTTCAGTATTTAGATAATATATATTCTAGGTTGTGCATCTTTTTAGGATACACCTAGTTATCTAAAGTATTTACCCTTTATTGATGTTCAGATTCATTAGAcccgagccaggcagtggtgcacatgcctttaatcccagcactaaagaggcagaggcaggcagatctctgagttcgaggccagcctggtctacaaagtgagtttcaggacacccagagcttttacacagagaaaccttgtctcaaaataaataaacaacaaaaaccccaaataaatagtaagtaagtaagtaaagtAAGTAAGATTCATCAGACCTGGGCATGGGAAGTAGGCCTATAGTCTCagaacttggaagactgaggcagaaggatcacaagttggaagccagtctgaactacatggcaagaccctgtttttaaagaaaaaaatttttgttGTAATTTTTAAGGTCCATAGATTATTTATGTAGTGTCACTCTGATGAGCATGATACAACATTTCCTATTAAACTTTAACTTACACTTTTGACATCCATTATGATCATTGCCTAGGTCCATTGTTAGGAGATAGAAAATTCATTATGGACCAGGCGTGGTagtgcctgcctgtaattccagcagttgggagCAGAAGCAGCGAGGATCAAGAGCTTGAGGTTATCAGTTACATAAGGAGTTCAGGCTAGCCTATGCTATTTGAAACCCTATCCCAGAGGAAAAAGGGAATGGAAAACCACCAGCAGTATTCTGCTCTGCATTCTTTTTGCATTTCTTAGTTGGAATTTTTGTAGAGACATTTCACCTCAGGTGTCTGATCACTTCTTGCCTTGTTTGGTTAGTGTGTGATTGTTTAACAtccttttttttctcagcatGTCTAAAAGCTGTCAGAAGTATCCAAGTACCGCATCCCTGTGTGCTTCCAAAACTGCGGTGGAGTCAAATCCTAGGATATTGTCCTTTTTCTCATTTGTGCCTGCCTGACACAAGCCTTTTTCGTTCATGTGGGAAGAATACTTTTATTTCTATCCTTTAAAAAGAAGGGATttatctagttccaggacaggctccaaagctacacagagaaaccctgtcacaaaaaaaaaaaaaaaaaaaaaaaaaaaaaagaagaagaagggattTATTAGTGGTGCATGGCATCTGATTATAGCAGAAAGGTTGGTTATAAACTGTCAGTGGAGCTACACAGGGGCCAGTGGGGGAAGCATGCGAAGactatttcctctttctttcttttttttttttttttttggttttttgagacagggtttctctgcacctttcctggaactcactctgtagcccaggctggcctcgaactcacagagatccgcctggctctgcctccgaatgctgagattaaaggcgtgcgccaccaccgcccagcctgtttCCTCTTTCTACTGCTGCTTGCACAGACATAACATCGACATAGTGCTTTGAGTAACCCAGTGGGGGCGCTGCACGTGTGTGTGGGGGACGGACGGATgggggggacggacggacggactcCACTTTAATGTAATAGCAGTTAACCATTGTCATCACTGGAACTTCAGTTTGGAGTTCATAACTGTACCTTCTGTTTAAACTGATGCATGACTTCAGGAACTTGAGAGATCATAGAGGCCTTTAATGTGAGAGACATGCTGTTTTACAGAAAACCTGTGATTCAAAATAATATGTGATGCTTACTGACTGTTTTGAATTTTCTAGAATTCTTTGCTGAACTGGACAAAGTCATGGGCCCTCTCATCTTTAATGCAAGCATCATGACAGATCTGGCTCGTTACACCCGGCAGGGACTGCATTGGCTTCGGCAGGATGCCAAGTTGATATCTTGAACTGAACATATTCTCGTTGCCTCTGATTTTTTCCACAACACTGTGTCACATCACAAAGGAAAACTGCCATAACACACCACCTAGTCGACACTAAGAATGAGGAATGGTTTTCTCCTTTTTGATTTATACTGTTGTTTCTTATAACCCAAAGCCATCATATCAATTGACCCTTTCAATATTCCCAATGTGACAAGTATTTCAATGCTTCTAAACCTGCAGTACATCAGCAAGATGGTTTCAGTAATTGGAATTCCAGTTACAATTCATAAATAATCaagtaaaattctatttattttcatttttttcaagttccCAGATTGGAGCTTGTTTAAGCCTAATTATTCCTGCCTATAAATTTATTCTGTTGAATATTTAGCATAAATTTAATGtaggcattttatttatatatttggggAGTTGTGTTACTTAATGTCTTCTAAGATAAGAGTTGGCTTGTCCAAGACAGGACATGTTCTTTCTACAGCTAATTACCTGATGTTATTTCAAGTCTTGCTACAGTTTTACTATGGTAGGACGTATGCTTGGTATAAGGATGCTCTTCCACATGGGAAAAGTCACTTAAATATGAGTGGCATTCTACATGGGTGCAAAAATGAAGTGGGTCTGGTTTGATATGCATTATTTCAaaactgtgaatgtgtgttaggAACACTAGCAATCACAAGGTGACTACGGTGCATCTAATGCATTACAGCAAAGCAGATAGACTTGCTGGGGAAGCACATCATACTGAATGGCTTCACAAAGGACAATCTAACTGTGGGTTATTAAAACCTtggattctttgttttgttttgttttatactcATTTGACACTTAATTGAAGCAGAGTAAGTTActcctaaaaacaaacagaaaacggTGATCCAGTTTCTGAAGGTTGCAGCCTGTTTTGTTGGTAATGGTTGAAGGTTGAAGTCTGCAGATCTCCCCTATGGTGGAGAGATTATGATGCTCAGATATGACCATGCAGTAACTGGAGCTCGGAAGGAGGTGTCCCAACGTCTAATGTGGAGATGATGAATTTCTCTTTCCGAAGACCCTCATCAGTGATGTATGCTTCTGATGGGATCTGAAAACTCACACTAGCTTCTgggcatggttgtgcatgcctgtaatcccagcactgggtattggtgacaggaggatcagaagttcagggtcatcctcaggcTACATAAAGCTAGgcagtgagtttggggctagcctgggctacatgagaccttgttacattaaaaagaaaaagaaaattcatactAGAAAAGTACCTAACTTGGCTCAGTATGAGCTCTCttggaaaggggaaaataatagGGGTAGTGCTTAGGAAGCCAGCTCTGTAACAATTCCTTATCAAACTACTGTTCCCAACAAGGTGCGTATAGCAGTGAAGGATGAGGAATGTCTCTCTTCCTCTATACTTCTTTTTAATGACCCCGTCATGTCTGGTGTGCCTTAAATCTTAACTTTTAATGATAACTCTATGGATTGTTTACAGATAAAGTTTTACGCTGGGACCAGATTAGCCGTTCATGGTTGGTCCTccacaataataattttaaattctctttgaTTTTAAATCTTCCTTTAGAGTCACATTAAGACAGATTCCCTCAGAAAAGCTAGTGCTTTGGTACCTGACTTAGTATAATCAATTGGCTATAATGCTGCTTCAGAAAATGGCTTTTCCTTCTCATTCCAAAAATCTATCCAATTGGGGAGAAAATTCCCTATTATTAGGAGATGATTGTTCAGCTTGAaatgggaaaggggaagagagataGCATATCCTCACATGCAGTGGTGTCGTGAATCCTCTCTTCTAGTCTCTCTCACCACCTATTTCTGAAGATAGTGAACCTTGCCCTGCAGTCTCATATTTACAGAGCTTAACTGCTTTGTACCTCGTTATTCTTACATGCCGTTGAGGGTTGATGTCTACAGCTTATGGTGAATTTCACATGTTTCCCTTGGAGAAATTGCCTCTGATACCTTGCTAATTTAATTGTAGTGTGTTTAAGGAATACTTTTTCTTCAGAGGCCATTGTCTCCTCTCTTGTGCTAGTGACTTCCATGGTCTAACAGTTgtgtgtcctgtcctgtcctgtcctgtccttctCTCTCACTCTGGCTCCTTAACTTCAGGGAGGTCTTGGAAGTGGAACAAGCGCCCTCTGGGCTTTTAGACTTCAGCAGCTGCAGTGCTGGCCTCTGCTTTCCAGCTCTGGTCTGTGTGTCCTGCTAGGCGGCCAGCACATTCTGGAGTGACACTGGTGTCATGTTAAAGCAGAGTTTCCACATGTTTTATGGTGCTGCTTTaagatattttctctttaaaactgtCAGTTCTTGGAGAATGAAATTGTTAAGCCTTTCGTTGTGGAGGATTTTCCCCACCAGTTAGAAATGGGCAATGGATCAAAATCCGATCCTAGGTGATTGAATTTTGATGTCATAGTGTGTGAGAATAcagtctcttctttctctgtgtctctttacAAACGTTTTGTCTTAGTCATGTCCAGCACATACCTTGACTCCTTTACAAGTGACCATTCCTCCCTTCTCAGTAGGTGCCCTCAGTGGTTTTTAGCCATTTAAAACTGATTTGACAAGTGGCTACAAACTTAGTCTGAAACTTGTATTCAGTGTATAGTTAGTAATAGGAATAGCAACTATCTTTAATACTCAGTTCACTGCTCTGAAGATCACACTCCTATGCCAGGAGGCAGCAGCATGCACCGTTAGACTCTGGACAAGCATCCCACACGATTTCAGTGATAAAATTGTCACAGTAGTCCTGCCTGGGAGAGGCTGGGCTGTGGGGAGCAGTCCCCTCTGGGCATTCAAGATTACACAGCCTAGCCCATGCCCCATTCTGGCTGGAGAACACCAGCCCTTTCCTTGCTCAGTGACTCCTTTTTCTGGGCAAGAAGCTATGAAGTCACTTTAATATCAGTGATTCTTCAAATGTATTCACAGATATAGCTGCTGAAGGGAGAAGATTGACCACTACTGATTTAATTCTCCAATGTAAAAGCAATTCAGAGTAATGTGTGCACGCGCCCACACTTGCCTGTTTTTCTGGGAAGCTCTTGCACTAGGGATTTATAGGCATCTGGGCTGCACTTTGAATGACACACTTGTGGCTTTAGAGTAGccgttgttgtttttgttgttttgttttgttttgtttttaattgttctttgtttcttttcattaaagaTTTAATCGGCTAGATTAGGCAGCATCATTTGTATTTAACCACTGAAACTTTGGTACATTGATGTTTAATGAATGAGCTTGCATTGTGTAGCCATGGCCTACAAAGGTTCTTGTCAGAAGTACAAGGCTGCCTGAGGCCAGTGCTCAGAGGAGTTTGTAGTGCAGCCGATGACAGCTCCATCAGATGATGCCTAGCTCAGTTGAGAAGGGAGATGCTGTGCACTCTTCTAGGTCTGAGGGTATGCAACTTTGGATCTTAAaattatgtacacatacacactttatatatatgtacgtatgtatgtatgaaaacatGGAATTAGTTTgtcaaaatgtgtgtgtttagtattttAGCTTAGTGCAACTATTTCCACATTATTTATTAAATTGATCTAAGACACTTTGTTCTTGGCACCTTGAATATTAACATTCAAGGGCGCAATGTGTATTCCTTTAGATTGTTAAAGCTTATTACTATGATTTGTAGTAAATTAACTTTGAAATATATCTGAGCCCTTCTGTAGTGTAATAGGGCTCTTACAGGGTGGGAAAGATGTTCATTTTCCAATAGCTAAGTGAACAAAATGGCTccattatatattttgatttatgGGAGTCTATGGGTGTCTGGGCCCCAAGAACATCTACTGAGGCTGACTGTTTTAGGCCGGGGGTGGTGATGGGTAGATGAAACCTAAGTGACTTGGGGAGCCAGAGCACCTTGTTCAAGTCTGCAGACTCCTGTAACTCATAGTCCCCTAGGGTGTGGAATACAAATCCCTTCCATCTTCACATCTCAGTTGGAGAGGCAGACTTCTTTCCCAGTAGTATTGCACACctactgttgctgtgatcagCAGAAAAAATAATGATTGAGTGACTGGGAAGATGCACTGGTCAGGCCCAGTTGCCACATTTGTGAATGTACCTTTCACATACTTAACAGTGGAGGCATTCAGCTTCGACTTTCAGACCCTGAAACCAAGCCAGCAAGTAACATAAGTCCTTCAGGTTAGAGAAGGCCAGGAGTGCTGGTCATACCCTGAGGCAAAGGTCAGCCTTTGCTGGGTAGTGAGCCTGAGCGACTGAGACCCACTCTCCAAGAATAAATACATTTGGAAGTCATTCAGTGAACCCGTTGTGCTGGTGCGTGCTTTAATCTAGCACTTGGACTGTCAGTTTGAGCCCAGCACGCACTACCTACAGGGACCCTGTGGGGAGAAGCGGAGTGGAGTAAGAGGACCGACTGGTCTGCAGAACTCCTGTTCTCGTAAACTAAACCCAGGGTTCATTAAAAAGAACTTGCTGTCTCCAGAGCAGGGGATGGAAACAGAAGCTACATCTGTCTTGTGGATGGAATTTAGAAAAGGTGTTGGGGTGAAGTCTCAACTAagtgggagggctcagctcaaATAGCTAATTTTGAAGAAGTTGATTTTCAGAAATGTCCGCATGCGCCTCTCTCCTTGCTGCCGTTGCTCAGCTGAACTCATCATCCTTAAACACGGAGAAGCTCTCAGATGAGTGTGGACAAACTCCCACCCAGAAATCCTAGTAACACTTGGCTTTGACCTTGCTGCTTCTGTGTTAGGTTTCTTCTCAGCTTTTGGCCACTGGGGTTTCTGCCTGTTCTGTACCTCTCTGGAAGACATCAGTTTGGAAGTGCTGCCTTTCAAACCAATGCCATGGCTTCTGTATTGTGGAGCTTGTTGTTGTCTCAGAGGTGTCCCCATTATGCACACACCTGGCACATCACTGACATGAGCAGTCAACAGTACTGGGGGTTGGGGCTCACCAACAGCGCTGGCTCACTTGGCAGGGCCCGCAAAGGCCACACTTGAGGGCCAGATGCCCAGTTGGTAAGCACAGTTAGGGAAATTTCTACCTAGCCTCCGTTTTGAATGATTTTGAGAAATTTTATATATGGAGGATGGaaattcttatatatttattgaagatctttttatttgaaattaaaatcatTTGGTAAATAATGGTTTGCTATTTGGGGAGGGCTCTGGAGGGGAGGTAACACGATTGATGAAGTACAGGCCTATTGCCTCTGCAGAAAGGCGCTGTGGCTGACAGGAGGCCTTCATCTTGTACATGATCCAATCTTTGTCTTCGTTTACCTTATCCAAAACATCTAGGCATCTGACACTTTCAACCAAAATTTAAATTGTatactgtgatttttatttgttgcaATACATTAAAATTCAGAGGTACTTTGGGGCTCAAAAGCTAGAATTTCTAAGTCAGTATGTGCATTTCACATAATAAGCTGTTAATGGTGAGCAAAGTATTATATACTAACTAGATTTTCCACATCTGTatagtatattatatgtattttgtgGTATTGAGATTATAGAAAGTTTAGAGTGTCAAACATGCgtttaatgtgtatttttaaacaaatttatggcaattaaaatatttggaaacaaGGGTATCACATTTCAATTTGTAAAACTTTTTAACTCTACTGTGTCATTACGATGCTTTGTATAATGCCAAACCATAGCTGGAGAAACTAAGTTTAATAAATATCAGATAGCTTTTCTGTATAACGTTTATACGCATGTGCTCTCACTTCTTCAGCTCCTACTGTGACCTTCTCCTGGAGTTGCTCTTTTGTATCTTACTCTGTAAAGGTCTTGTCCCACCAGCACAGGTCTCATTTTCTGGTTACAGAAATTTTGGACTTATGGCTATGGGTCCTTGTCCATCTATCTCAATTGTCCTGCACCATTGGCTCTTCAGTCCTTTATTTATGCTCTAAGACATAGGCTATTATTGTTCCATTcattacttatgtatactatttatttgttggtttttgtttttctgagacggggtctcactttgtatccctggctagactggaattcattatatagacctggctggccttgacccaacaaagatctacctgcctctgcctccacctccctggtactgggattaaaggcatgttccaccatgcccagcttattttttttattaaatcagacttttctttggtttctgttttatgTTCATAAAGCTGTAGACAACTTTTGCACATCCTCGGGTGGCACATGCCAGCCTGAAGAGTTCTTTGCAGAGTAAAGAGCCATGATCTGATCTGCGGAGCTGACTGTTGTTAAGCTTCTGTGTTAACTCTATCATGCTCAGTATAAGATTCTTTGAAGAGTGAGTGTTCTCCACACCTCCCAGATGGAGCAGCACCACCTGTTAGATAGTGCTGTTTCCTATAAGGTATGAAGTGAGTCAAGTGTCAATTCCAGACTGCCAGAATTTGGATTTGAGACATTTAATAgtatttgtagaaaaataaacTCTGACAAACTTATTTACGTCTATGTACAAACCAACAACATTCTAAGAAGAAATGGAGGCCAGTTTAAAGCAAGCATctgtctttaaatattaaaaatacaagatTGCTTCACTTAAGTATCTCCAGCCCAAATGCAGTTAACCAATATTCCACAGAACGGAGCACTGTTGGAGTTGACTTTTCCCCTGGTGTGAACATCACTCCTGGGCCACACTTAAAGAACAGCGTCTTTTTctagggggagggggcgggagaaAAGAAGTGTTTAAGATCGGATGTAGACCTAAGGAGCCCCAGGCCACTTCTACTGCCTCCACTGTCCCTGGTTTCATCTGCCCAGTGTTAGGAATCTGAATGGTTCTTGGCTGTCAAGGAACTCCCCTACATGGAACTTGCAGCTTCATCCCTATGCAACCCCCCAACCCCTGTCTCAGCTTTACCCTCGgatctctgttttctgatctcACCTCTCCCAGCTTCCCAGAGCTTTCTTGCCCACCCTGCACCCAGGTTTGTCAAATACCTGCACAGTCTTGTGATACACTCCGAATCATCCCGACATGAAGCGCCGATGGGCCTGAGGGAAACCCCTCTCCAAAATGGGGTCATTCTCCGGGATCTTCTTGCTGAACTCAGTTCTGGTACTGGGGAGCTATTGGCCTGCAGAGCAAAGGCATATCCACTTTAGGTGGGGAAGCACCCACCCTCTGCTGCATACCCAGGTTGCAGGAGGTTTAACAGCATTTCTCAGGGCTGAGACTCTTGGACTTTGAATTCCACTGCTGCTACTATGTCCCACACACATGTCTTCCCTTGCTTAcctggcccagcagcagcaggcaagTCATGAGCACCACGAAGAGTTTGAGCAGTAACATCTTGGCAAAAGGAAGATGCTGGAGCCTGAAAGCCGGGGGCAGTTCCCGTTTCCTTTTATAGACTGACATCTATCTGCCTTTCTCATGGTTGCCAGGTGAGGTAGGGGCAAAGTTTGTTTGTAATCAGGATCGATTTAATAGGTTAATGTGTACCCAAAGAATGTAATCCAGGGCTACACTTCAGGCACATTGCACTTACTGATCCCTCATCTGGACTTTGATGATGTTGCTGGTCTGGACCCTTACACCCATCTTATCAGAAATCAGCATTGTCCGACTTCCCTCTGAAAGCCAGGAACTTGGCCATACTTCTAAAATAGCAGGCTAGGGGTTTAACAGTGAGGGCAAGTAtgatgtcctgggttcaattccagaaCCAAGAAAAAGTCCTAAAATATCACTGTGAGATGGTTGTAATCAAAACAGGATTCTTATAAAGTCTTCAGAAGTAATATTGACCCCTGAGTTTTTCTAGGCAAAAAAACCACTGACCTGCTGTGTACAGGCCATTGGATGTGGCCCTCTGTTCCTTCTGTGGGGTCCTTAAGCAGACAGTCCGTCTACAGTGTCCAGTTCCCCCGTTC
This Peromyscus leucopus breed LL Stock chromosome 8b, UCI_PerLeu_2.1, whole genome shotgun sequence DNA region includes the following protein-coding sequences:
- the Leap2 gene encoding liver-expressed antimicrobial peptide 2 translates to MSVYKRKRELPPAFRLQHLPFAKMLLLKLFVVLMTCLLLLGQANSSPVPELSSARRSRRMTPFWRGVSLRPIGASCRDDSECITRLCRKRRCSLSVAQE